The genomic interval CCGGGCGCGCCATCCGCCAGGCGAGCACGCGCGCGTCGCTCTGGGCAAACTCCCGTACCATCTCGGCCAGAACGCCGTTGCCCGTGCCGTGCAGCACCTCCACCTGTTGCCGCCCGGCGGCGATGGCACCATCCACATGGCGCTCCAGGGCCACGCGAGCCACGTCTCGGCGCTGCCCGCGCAGGTCCAGACGCCAGGGGTGCGACTCGGGGGAGCGATAGTGGCTGCCGCCCCGCTCCTCTGCCAGCGTCGCGCCCGGATCCAGCTGAAACTGCTCCAGCGGAACCCACAACTGCTTGCCGCGAATTTCGATCTGCAGCTTCTGCCCCGCTCCATCCACACGCAGCACCTCGACGGCCTGACGCAGGGGCAGAAAGAGGCCGCGATCCCCCGCTGTCGGCAGCCGTGCGGGCGCCTGGGTCGCCGCCGGCCGCAGCCGTTCATCCAGAGCGTCGAGGCGGGCCGTGGCCGCCGCGGTATCCCGTCCCGCCTTGAGTGCCGCAATGGCCGCACGCACCTCGGCCCGCGCCTGGGCGAGTATGGTCTCCCACTGGTGACGCGCCTCGGCGGCCGCCCGCTCCCGGGCTGCGGTGGCCAGCTCCTGTTCCTTACGCCAGCGCGCTTGTAGCCGTTCCGCCTCAGCGCGCAGCGCTTCGGCTTCTTGTCGTTCGCGCTGGGCCTCCTGCAGCAAGCTTTCGCGACGGGCTTCCCAGAGCTCCCAGTCCTCCTGTTCACTGGCATGAATGGCCTCGGCGCGATCCAGCACGGCGGCGGGTAGACCCAGGCGGCGGGCGATGGCCAGGCCATGGCTCGCGCCGCCCATGCCCAGCTGCAAGCGGTAGGTCGGGCGCAAGGCCTGCACGTCAAAGCCCATCCCCCCGAGAACGATTTCCGGACGCTCCAGGGCGTAGCGCTTGAGGGCCTCCATGTGACTGGTCAGGACGGCAAGGGCACCACGTTCCAACAGTTCGCTGCCGATGGCCCGGGCAAGGGCCGCCCCTTCGCGCGGGTCCGTACCGTTGCCCAGTTCGTCCAGCAGTAACAAGCTGTGTGCATCCGCCTGCAGCAGCACCCGGCGCAGGCGCTCCAGCTGGGCCGAGAAGGTGGAGAGATCGGCCTGGATGTCCTGGGCATCGCCAATCACGGCGAGAATCTGGGTAAAATACCCTAACTGCCCCCGGGCCGGCACCGGCAGGCCGAGGTAGGCCAGCAGGTGGCAGAGTCCCAGGGCCTTCAGCAGTGCCGTCTTGCCGCCGGCGTTGGGGCCGGTGATGACCAACTGGCGATGATCCTGTCCAAGGGCCAGGGCATTGCCGACGACGGCCTCGGGATGACGCAGGGCCAACAGCGGATGGCGCAGGTCGCGCAGATCGAATTGCGGCTGCCCCATCACCGGCAGCAATTCACCGTTCCAGGCGGCCGCGAGCTCCAGACCCGCCCGCGTGGCTTCGATCCGGCCCATGAGGAGCAAGGCGGCACGGATGGCATCGGCGGCCCGACCCACGCGCCAGGTTAGCTCCTTTAGGATTCGCTCCTGTTCCTCCTGGAGCGCGCGCTCCACCTCCCAGAGGCGATTGTTGGCGTCCACGGCATCCAGCGGTTCGACGAAGAGGGTGCCACCGCTGGCAGAGCGGTCGTGAATGATGGCACGAAAACGCCCCTTGTACTGGACCTTCAGCGGCAGCAAAAAACGACCACTGCGCTGGACCACCACGGGATCCTGCCAGAAATCCCGCCAGCGCGGATTGCGCAGGGTGGCGTTCAGTTGTTGCTGCAACGCATCCCGTGCCCGTCGCGACTCCTGACGCAAGCGTCCAAGCTCCGGACTCGCACCATCCAGCAGCACGCCATCGGCATCCAGAGTGCGCGCCAAGGTCTGGAGCAGAGTCGCGTCGGGCCCCACCGTGGCTGCCCAATGCTGCAGATCGTCGGACACCGCCTGAAGATAGTCGGCGTAACGGCCTTGCTCCTCGACGATGCGCAGGATCTGCAGCAGCTCCTTGCCCGAGAGCAGAGCCCCGGGCCGCTGCGCCAATTGCAGCAGGGATACGACATCCGGGAGAGGGCTCGCCGGCGCACTGAAGCCCTGGCGATCGCGTTCCTGGAGGCAATGGCTCCAGTGCAGTCGCTCGCGCACCTCAGCAAGGCTTGCCCAAGGCTGCCTTCCTGCAGCGTCGCGTCGACCGTATTCGTGGGCACAGCGTTGGGTCCAGGACTCGAGTACTGCCGGGCCATCGAGCATAACCCAGGTCGTCCGAGCCGGATCGGGCGACCGCTCCGTCGCCTGGATCATGGGGTTCAGGGGGTAAGCAGCGCCTTGACTCGATCGGCGACCTGCGCCATGTCGGCCCGACCCTGCATCTGCGGCCGCAACAGCGTCAGAACCTTGCCCATATCCTTGGGGCCGGCAGCACCCGTCTCGGCAATGGCCGCGCGAATCGCACCGTCGATCTCCTCAGGCGTGAGGGGAGCCGGGAGGAAAACCTGAAGGATCTCGATCTCGCGCTCCTCCTTGTCCGCAAGGTCCGGGCGACCACCGTCGCGGAACTGCTGCGCCGAATCCTTCCGCTGCTTGATGAGTTTGTCGACGATGCCGAGAATATCGGCATCCGTCATCTCCTGGCGTTCGTCTACCTCGCGTTGCTTGATGGCGGCCATGAGCATTCGGATGGTCACCAAACGCTCGCTGTCGCGCGCGCGCATGGCGTTTTTCAGGTCTTCTTGAATCTGCTCACGCAGAGGCATCAGTACATCCGCACCAGACGCAACTGCTGCCGCCGCATCCGCTTCAGGGCGCGCTTACGGGCCGCCGCGGCCTTGCGCTTGCGCTCTTCCGTCGGCTTTTCGTAAAACTCCCGCCGCCGGACCTCCGTGAGCACGCCGGCCTTCTCGCAGGAGCGCTTGAAACGACGCAGGGCAACTTCAAAAGGTTCATTCTCTTTGACGCGAATGGTTGGCATGAAAAGCGATACCTCTCCGTTGGTTAGGCAAGATGATGGGGCCTAGATCATACACGGGGGCATAGATCGAGTCAAAAAAGCGGGGGGTGACGACCACTGGCTACAGGCTGTCGCAAAAACTTGACAACGGCGTGCAAAAGAATCCTAATACTGACCGTACTGCTTGAAAAATAATGTATTAGCTAACGTTGTTAGACCAGATTCTTCGGGTCTCAGTCCATTGAAGGAAGACGCCATGCCTGCCCGTGCCAAAGCGAAACCCCAACGTCTGCCGAAAATCTTGCCGCATGCCCAGGAACCGGACATACCCGCCGATCTGCTTCCACTCCAGGAAAGTGGTCCTTTTCTCAGTCCGGAGCAGGAATCTGCGGTCATCGCCCAGATCCGCAGTGGTGACGAGGCTGCACGCGCCACGCTCGTTTCGGCCCACATGCCGCTGGTCCGCGCCATTGCCCGTTCCTACCGCAACAAGGGGCTCAGTCAGGAAGACCTGGTTCAGGAGGGGTACATGGGCTTGATGCGGGCCATGGATCGATTCCAGGAGGGGCTCGGGACGCGTTTTTCCAGCTATGCTACCTGGTGGATCCGCGAGGCCATGCAACGGGCGCTCATCCGCGCGCGCTTCATCCGCCTACCGGATTATCTGGCCAAGTCGCTCCATGCCCTGCAGCAAAAATCCCTGGACGAGGTCGACGGTCACGATGCCCAGCGTGCCCAGCGCCGCGAAGCCCTGGGCGTGCGCGACAGCACCATGCGTGCCCTGGATTTTGCCGATGTCCGGGTCTGCTCCCTGGACGAGGAAATGGCAGACGGCCCCAGTCGCATTGAGCAGGTGGTGGGCAACGTGGCCTCGCCGGCCCAGGATTACGATCGCGATGCGAGCGTGCGCGCCCTGCGCGAGCACCTCAAGCTCCTCAACGAGAAACAGCGTGAAGTGATGATCTACCGCTTTGGCCTGCACGGCGACGCGCCCATGACCCTGGAGGCCATTGCCGAGCGCCTGGGCGTCAGCCGCGAGGCGGTGCGACAGCTACAGGTGCGCGCCCTGCTGCGCCTGCGTCAGGCTTTGAGCGAGAGCGGCTGGGAAGGATAAAGCGCGTCGAGTAGGGCCAACAGACTCCGGATAGCCATGGCCCGGTGACTGCGCAGGCGCTTGATCTCAGGCTCCAGCTGGGCTGCCGTCAGCAGATCGCCAAAAGGGATGAAGACGGGATCGTAACCGAAACCACCAGTGCCCAGCGCTGCGTCGGCAATACTACCGGACCACAGACCCTGTGCCACCAGCGGCTCCGGGTCATCGCTGCGATGCAGCAGTACCATGCAGCAGTGGAAGTGGGCAGTGCGTTCCTCTGGACGCAATCCGCGCATACGCTCCAGAAGTAGCCGATTGTTCTCGGCATCGTCGGCATCCGGTCCGGCGAAACGGGCGGAGTGGATACCCGGAGCACCATCCAGGGCCGCCACACAGAGACCGGAATCTTCGGCCAAGGTTGGTAGACCCGTGGCGGAAAACCCCGCCCGTGCCTTGAGCAGCGCATTCTCCAGAAAGCTCCCACCGTTTTCCTCGGGGCTCGGCAGGTCAAAGTCCGCCAGGGTGCGCAGGCGCACGCCATACCCCTGCAGCGAGGGTGCCAGTTCAGCTACTTTTCCCCGATTATGCGTGGCCAGTAACCACTCGCGACTCAGGGCCAATGGGGAAACTCGGATTTTTGCCGGGCGATGAGACGGTCGATACCGCGCCGCGCCAGCAGCAGCATGTCCGCCATCCGAGCCGCACTGAAGGCAGCGCCCTCGGCGGTACCCTGCACCTCGACGAAGCGTCCGTCATCGGTCATCACCACGTTCATGTCCACCTCAGCTGTGCTGTCTTCGGCATAGTCGAGATCGAGAATGGCTTCGTCCTCGCGAATCCCCACGGACACCGCCGCTACCCAATGCCGCCAGGGATTGTGCGTCAACACGCCACGTTGGAGCAGGCCCTGAAGCGCATCGGCGAGGGCGATGCAGGCGCCGGTGATACTGGCCGTGCGGGTACCGCC from Acidithiobacillus caldus ATCC 51756 carries:
- a CDS encoding endonuclease MutS2 produces the protein MIQATERSPDPARTTWVMLDGPAVLESWTQRCAHEYGRRDAAGRQPWASLAEVRERLHWSHCLQERDRQGFSAPASPLPDVVSLLQLAQRPGALLSGKELLQILRIVEEQGRYADYLQAVSDDLQHWAATVGPDATLLQTLARTLDADGVLLDGASPELGRLRQESRRARDALQQQLNATLRNPRWRDFWQDPVVVQRSGRFLLPLKVQYKGRFRAIIHDRSASGGTLFVEPLDAVDANNRLWEVERALQEEQERILKELTWRVGRAADAIRAALLLMGRIEATRAGLELAAAWNGELLPVMGQPQFDLRDLRHPLLALRHPEAVVGNALALGQDHRQLVITGPNAGGKTALLKALGLCHLLAYLGLPVPARGQLGYFTQILAVIGDAQDIQADLSTFSAQLERLRRVLLQADAHSLLLLDELGNGTDPREGAALARAIGSELLERGALAVLTSHMEALKRYALERPEIVLGGMGFDVQALRPTYRLQLGMGGASHGLAIARRLGLPAAVLDRAEAIHASEQEDWELWEARRESLLQEAQRERQEAEALRAEAERLQARWRKEQELATAARERAAAEARHQWETILAQARAEVRAAIAALKAGRDTAAATARLDALDERLRPAATQAPARLPTAGDRGLFLPLRQAVEVLRVDGAGQKLQIEIRGKQLWVPLEQFQLDPGATLAEERGGSHYRSPESHPWRLDLRGQRRDVARVALERHVDGAIAAGRQQVEVLHGTGNGVLAEMVREFAQSDARVLAWRMARPEQGGGGVSELDLR
- a CDS encoding GatB/YqeY domain-containing protein, producing the protein MPLREQIQEDLKNAMRARDSERLVTIRMLMAAIKQREVDERQEMTDADILGIVDKLIKQRKDSAQQFRDGGRPDLADKEEREIEILQVFLPAPLTPEEIDGAIRAAIAETGAAGPKDMGKVLTLLRPQMQGRADMAQVADRVKALLTP
- the rpsU gene encoding 30S ribosomal protein S21 is translated as MPTIRVKENEPFEVALRRFKRSCEKAGVLTEVRRREFYEKPTEERKRKAAAARKRALKRMRRQQLRLVRMY
- a CDS encoding sigma-70 family RNA polymerase sigma factor: MPARAKAKPQRLPKILPHAQEPDIPADLLPLQESGPFLSPEQESAVIAQIRSGDEAARATLVSAHMPLVRAIARSYRNKGLSQEDLVQEGYMGLMRAMDRFQEGLGTRFSSYATWWIREAMQRALIRARFIRLPDYLAKSLHALQQKSLDEVDGHDAQRAQRREALGVRDSTMRALDFADVRVCSLDEEMADGPSRIEQVVGNVASPAQDYDRDASVRALREHLKLLNEKQREVMIYRFGLHGDAPMTLEAIAERLGVSREAVRQLQVRALLRLRQALSESGWEG
- the rdgB gene encoding RdgB/HAM1 family non-canonical purine NTP pyrophosphatase → MALSREWLLATHNRGKVAELAPSLQGYGVRLRTLADFDLPSPEENGGSFLENALLKARAGFSATGLPTLAEDSGLCVAALDGAPGIHSARFAGPDADDAENNRLLLERMRGLRPEERTAHFHCCMVLLHRSDDPEPLVAQGLWSGSIADAALGTGGFGYDPVFIPFGDLLTAAQLEPEIKRLRSHRAMAIRSLLALLDALYPSQPLSLKA